One Tachysurus vachellii isolate PV-2020 chromosome 18, HZAU_Pvac_v1, whole genome shotgun sequence DNA segment encodes these proteins:
- the LOC132861263 gene encoding protein TOPAZ1-like: MALLKDTKDKLTLPYEPFAESVCQEVPTDEMIKSFLGRVGVSLMFNYYRAQDWTKGLKLLCVMDRLQMEFAMLKGLFSSENGASRCQLITIAAEFFINSGSIEGALNLLKANEWFVSSSVWPCDQADLQKRRRVLTLLADKTSYRDTLEVLTNLPGLKQPIDGVQASEYNTMFNAHLRRCVMNHVLPVGADTLEFMLTQGIQLDTTELQQLIHKLGKQNSWSRARTLFKRAHSAGYYSGVVWEEDSLALPCCLTEIEMTLAFEMFIACICTSFKNRIDSSQPLLITLKRRSGHEVAMESVYLAAGCRLLSAALIPNPKLNIRYTAASQEQEQLFNLDRCSAAKWFSHNRSWAQGLWENSHTLKKAETAF, encoded by the exons ATGGCACTGCTGAAAGACACTAAAGACAAACTGACTCTGCCTTATGAACCATTTGCTGAGTCAG TTTGTCAGGAAGTGCCAACAGATGAGATGATTAAAAGCTTTCTGGGACGAGTAGGAGTCTCGCTGATGTTTAACTATTACAGAGCCCAAGACTGGACCAAG GGTTTGAAGCTATTGTGTGTGATGGATAGGTTGCAGATGGAATTCGCTATGCTCAAAGGGCTCTTTAGTAGTGAAAACGGAGCATCTCGATGTCAGCTTATAACCATCGCAGCAGAATTCTTTATTAACAGTGGCAGCATAGAGGGAGCACTGAACTTGCTCAAAG CTAATGAATGGTTTGTGAGCTCAAGCGTGTGGCCATGTGACCAGGCTGACCTACAGAAGCGCAGGAGAGTACTGACTCTCCTCGCTGACAAGACAtcatacagagacacactggAGGTCCTCACTAATTTACCTGGGCTTAAACAGCCAATAG ATGGTGTTCAGGCAAGTGAGTACAATACCATGTTTAACGCACACCTTCGAAGGTGTGTGATGAATCACGTGTTGCCGGTCGGTGCAGACACACTTGAATTCATGCTGACTCAGGGAATCCAACTGGACACCACAGAACTTCAACAACTCATTCACAAACTAGGCAAACAGAACAGCTGGAGCCGAGCCAGGACTCTGTTCAAAC GTGCTCATTCTGCTGGTTATTACTCTGGGGTTGTGTGGGAGGAGGACAGCTTGGCTCTGCCCTGTTGTCTCACAGAGATCGAGATGACTCTGGCTTTTGAGATGTTTATTGCCTGCATCTGTACAAGCTTTAAAAATCGCATTGACTCTTCTCAACCACTGCTCATCACGCTCAAAAG gcgCTCTGGCCATGAGGTGGCAATggagagtgtgtatttggcagCTGGATGCCGTCTGCTTTCAGCAGCACTGATACCGAACCCCAAGCTGAACATTCGTTACACAGCTGCCAGTCAGGAGCAGGAGCAGCTTTTTAATCTGGATCGTTGCTCTGCAGCTAAATGGTTCTCACACAACCGAAGCTGGGCTCAGGGATTGTGGGaaaactcacatacactcaaaaAAGCCGAAACAGCCTTTTAA